The Rhodococcus triatomae genome includes a window with the following:
- the hsaA gene encoding 3-hydroxy-9,10-secoandrosta-1,3,5(10)-triene-9,17-dione monooxygenase oxygenase subunit: MANEVLAAVRELLPDIAARAEWVDESRRLPADVVGRLTESGVFRMLQPRRYGGAECDPGLFYEVIRELSGACGSTGWVASVLGVHPWHLALFPDAAQKDVWGADPDALVCSAYAPIGRLEPVEGGFELSGKWQFSSGCDHASWALLGAMVIGAEGRPVDFLTVLVPRSDYVVNDVWDVVGMRGTGSNEIVVGQAYVPEHRVKRNYETTRLVGPGQKVNRGPLYRLPFGTIFTTAVTVPIVGTVAGCFDRYVGAMQERVRLSLGGGRFVEDPFAQVAVARASSEIDASVLQTERNVAALWDLARRGEELPMALRLRARRDQVRATERALEAIDLLFKTAGGASLARGNRIERAWRDAHAAGVHVANEPERALALYGRGVFGLPVEDTLV, from the coding sequence GTGGCCAACGAGGTACTCGCTGCGGTACGCGAACTCCTGCCGGACATCGCTGCCCGGGCCGAGTGGGTGGACGAGTCGCGTCGTCTCCCTGCCGACGTCGTCGGGCGGCTCACGGAGTCCGGTGTGTTCCGAATGCTCCAGCCGCGGCGGTACGGCGGCGCGGAGTGCGATCCGGGACTGTTCTACGAGGTGATCCGCGAGTTGTCCGGTGCCTGTGGGTCGACCGGGTGGGTGGCCTCCGTGCTCGGGGTGCATCCGTGGCATCTCGCGTTGTTTCCCGATGCCGCGCAGAAGGACGTGTGGGGCGCGGACCCCGACGCGCTGGTGTGCTCCGCGTACGCCCCGATCGGGCGGCTCGAACCGGTTGAGGGCGGATTCGAGCTGTCGGGGAAGTGGCAGTTCTCCTCCGGCTGCGACCACGCGTCGTGGGCGTTGCTCGGGGCGATGGTGATCGGTGCCGAGGGGCGACCGGTCGACTTCCTCACCGTGCTCGTGCCGCGCTCCGACTACGTCGTCAACGACGTGTGGGACGTCGTGGGGATGCGCGGCACCGGGAGCAACGAGATCGTCGTCGGTCAGGCGTACGTCCCCGAGCATCGCGTCAAACGCAACTACGAGACCACCCGTCTGGTCGGGCCCGGGCAGAAGGTGAATCGCGGCCCGCTCTACCGGCTGCCGTTCGGCACGATCTTCACCACCGCGGTCACCGTGCCGATCGTCGGGACGGTCGCCGGCTGCTTCGACCGCTACGTCGGCGCGATGCAGGAACGGGTGCGGCTGAGCCTCGGTGGCGGAAGGTTCGTGGAGGATCCGTTCGCCCAGGTCGCCGTCGCACGTGCGTCGTCGGAGATCGATGCTTCCGTGTTGCAGACGGAACGCAACGTGGCGGCACTCTGGGACCTGGCCAGGCGGGGTGAGGAACTGCCGATGGCGCTGCGGTTGCGGGCTCGCCGGGACCAGGTGCGAGCCACCGAACGTGCGCTCGAGGCGATCGACCTCCTGTTCAAGACCGCCGGCGGAGCCTCGCTGGCCCGCGGCAACCGGATCGAGCGCGCCTGGCGGGACGCGCACGCGGCCGGGGTACACGTCGCGAACGAACCCGAGCGCGCGCTCGCACTCTACGGGCGGGGCGTGTTCGGGCTCCCGGTCGAGGACACGCTGGTGTGA
- a CDS encoding Rieske 2Fe-2S domain-containing protein has translation MTRAETDTIREIETGSAPARFARGWHCLGLSEDFRDGQPHSLQAFGTKLVVFADSAGELAVLDAYCRHMGGDLSRGSVKGDSVACPFHDWRWGANGRCTAIPYARRVPPLARTRAWHTLDQDGMLFVWNDPEGNPPPADVTIPRIEGALSDEWTDWVWYRTTVGTNCREVVDNVVDMAHFFYVHYSFPTYFKNVFEGHVASQFMRGEAREDMRPHATGQPRMLGSSSDATYFGPSFMVDDLTYRYEGYDVESILINCHYPVSATEFVLQYGIIVKKSPQLDSDTAAATAAGFGTFIAKGFEQDIEIWKNKTRIENPLLCEEDGPVYQLRRWYEQFYVDVADVTPEMTDRFEFELDTTRPVESWKKEMQANLARKKAEADAAAAVH, from the coding sequence GTGACCAGAGCGGAAACCGACACGATCCGCGAGATCGAAACCGGCAGCGCACCTGCTCGTTTCGCTCGTGGCTGGCATTGCCTCGGCCTGTCCGAGGACTTCCGGGACGGGCAGCCGCACTCCCTCCAGGCATTCGGCACGAAGCTCGTCGTGTTCGCCGACTCGGCGGGCGAGCTGGCCGTCCTCGACGCCTACTGCCGACACATGGGAGGAGACCTGAGCAGAGGCTCGGTCAAAGGTGACTCCGTCGCCTGTCCCTTCCACGACTGGCGATGGGGGGCGAACGGCCGGTGTACCGCGATTCCCTACGCACGCCGTGTCCCCCCACTCGCCCGCACCCGCGCCTGGCACACTCTCGACCAGGACGGAATGCTCTTCGTGTGGAACGACCCGGAGGGCAACCCTCCTCCCGCGGACGTGACGATTCCCAGGATCGAAGGCGCACTGAGCGACGAGTGGACGGACTGGGTCTGGTATCGGACGACCGTCGGCACCAACTGCCGCGAAGTGGTCGACAACGTCGTCGACATGGCCCACTTCTTCTACGTGCACTACTCGTTCCCGACCTACTTCAAGAACGTCTTCGAAGGCCACGTCGCCAGCCAGTTCATGCGGGGCGAGGCCCGCGAGGACATGCGCCCCCACGCCACCGGACAGCCGAGGATGCTCGGGAGCAGTTCCGACGCAACCTACTTCGGACCCTCGTTCATGGTCGACGACCTGACCTACCGCTACGAGGGTTACGACGTCGAGTCCATCCTGATCAACTGTCACTACCCGGTCAGCGCGACCGAGTTCGTGCTCCAGTACGGGATCATCGTCAAGAAGTCGCCGCAACTGGACTCCGACACCGCCGCCGCGACCGCCGCGGGCTTCGGCACCTTCATCGCCAAGGGATTCGAGCAGGACATCGAGATCTGGAAGAACAAGACCCGCATCGAGAACCCGCTGCTGTGCGAGGAGGACGGCCCCGTCTACCAGCTGCGGCGGTGGTACGAGCAGTTCTACGTCGACGTCGCCGACGTCACCCCGGAGATGACCGATCGGTTCGAGTTCGAACTGGACACCACCCGGCCGGTGGAGTCGTGGAAGAAGGAGATGCAGGCGAACCTCGCGCGCAAGAAGGCCGAAGCCGATGCAGCCGCTGCAGTGCACTGA
- a CDS encoding SDR family NAD(P)-dependent oxidoreductase, which yields MIDPQIYGPWAVVAGGSEGVGAAFTDELARAGIHLVLVARKSGPLEDTAAKARAHGVQVRTLALDLLDPDALARIRTLTDDVEVGLLIFNAGANSYGHEFVTGDMDRFRDVLELNVVKQLELSHHFGALMRTRGRGGIVLLGSLSGYMGAEDQSIYSGAKAFSRIFAESLWLELDPYGVHVVELVLGVTRTPAMVRAGLNFDIPGMNVAEPEDVAREGLEHLADGPVWVAGGNYDAAQKRNAFPRAPMVRAAARSMRALLGRR from the coding sequence ATGATCGACCCACAGATCTACGGCCCCTGGGCCGTCGTCGCCGGCGGCTCGGAAGGCGTCGGCGCGGCCTTCACCGACGAGCTGGCACGTGCCGGAATCCATCTGGTGCTCGTCGCCAGGAAATCGGGCCCGCTCGAGGACACCGCGGCGAAGGCCCGAGCCCACGGAGTACAGGTACGCACCCTCGCCCTGGACCTGCTCGATCCGGACGCACTCGCACGGATCCGGACGCTCACCGACGACGTCGAGGTCGGACTTCTCATCTTCAATGCCGGGGCGAACAGCTACGGGCACGAGTTCGTCACCGGCGACATGGACCGCTTCCGCGACGTCCTCGAACTCAACGTGGTCAAGCAGCTCGAGCTCTCGCACCACTTCGGCGCTCTCATGCGGACGCGCGGGCGCGGGGGCATCGTGCTGCTCGGTTCGTTGTCCGGCTACATGGGCGCGGAGGATCAGAGCATCTACTCCGGCGCCAAGGCGTTCAGCCGGATCTTCGCCGAGAGCCTGTGGCTCGAACTGGATCCGTACGGCGTGCACGTCGTCGAACTGGTCCTCGGTGTGACCAGGACTCCGGCGATGGTGCGCGCCGGCCTGAACTTCGACATCCCCGGTATGAACGTCGCGGAACCGGAGGACGTCGCCCGTGAGGGCCTCGAGCATCTCGCGGACGGACCCGTGTGGGTGGCGGGCGGCAACTACGACGCCGCACAGAAGCGCAACGCCTTTCCCCGCGCGCCCATGGTGCGCGCGGCGGCGCGGTCGATGCGCGCCCTCCTCGGCAGACGCTGA
- the bphC gene encoding biphenyl-2,3-diol 1,2-dioxygenase, with the protein MTDIRGLGYLRIRTRDVARWRELLVDGLGMAVGSGPEPDGLYARVDERRARLAVLPGDTDKALAVGWEVRDQFALARVQESVEKAGVSVDVLSEEEARYRDAEQVIAFDDPSGTRVEVFFGPVLDHSPVVTPFGGRFVTGAQGLGHVVLPTPQFEEAYRFYTEVLGFLPRGSIRIGDPDAPGPARRVRFMGVNQRHHSLALCPAPPTEAPGMVHLMTEVDSLDAVGQALDRLGKLGFSISSTLGRHTNDKMVSFYVRAPGGWDLEFGTEGMLVDETFYTAEEITADSYWGHDWSDSEPLAAFAPPSP; encoded by the coding sequence ATGACGGACATTCGAGGACTCGGCTATCTCCGAATCCGTACGCGAGACGTGGCTCGCTGGCGCGAGCTGCTCGTCGACGGGCTGGGCATGGCCGTCGGCTCGGGCCCGGAGCCGGACGGCCTGTACGCCCGTGTCGACGAGCGCCGCGCCCGTCTGGCGGTCCTGCCGGGGGACACGGACAAGGCGCTCGCGGTGGGCTGGGAGGTGCGGGATCAGTTCGCACTGGCGCGGGTGCAGGAGTCGGTGGAGAAGGCCGGAGTGTCGGTGGACGTGCTGTCCGAGGAGGAGGCACGCTATCGCGACGCGGAGCAGGTGATCGCGTTCGACGACCCGTCCGGCACCCGCGTCGAGGTGTTCTTCGGCCCGGTGCTCGACCACAGCCCGGTCGTGACACCGTTCGGGGGCCGCTTCGTCACCGGCGCGCAGGGTCTCGGACACGTCGTGTTGCCGACCCCGCAGTTCGAGGAGGCCTACCGGTTCTACACCGAGGTGCTCGGCTTCCTCCCCCGCGGTTCGATCCGGATCGGTGATCCCGATGCTCCCGGGCCCGCGCGCCGCGTCCGGTTCATGGGCGTCAACCAGCGGCACCACTCGCTCGCCCTGTGTCCCGCGCCGCCGACGGAGGCACCGGGGATGGTGCACCTGATGACGGAGGTGGATTCGCTCGACGCGGTCGGCCAGGCCCTCGATCGGCTGGGGAAGCTGGGCTTCTCGATCTCGTCGACTCTCGGACGGCACACCAACGACAAGATGGTCTCGTTCTACGTCCGCGCGCCGGGCGGCTGGGATCTCGAGTTCGGCACCGAGGGGATGCTCGTCGACGAGACCTTCTACACGGCAGAGGAAATCACCGCGGACAGCTATTGGGGCCACGACTGGTCCGATTCGGAGCCGCTGGCGGCCTTCGCCCCGCCGTCCCCCTGA
- a CDS encoding acyl-CoA dehydrogenase family protein — translation MGKVLDRIEQYADELRAEGTEGDRLMRLSDTSAKRLRDSGVIRMFQPKEFGGQEAHPREFAETVMRIASLDGATGWVSGIVGVHPWELAFFDPQAQQDVWGEDPEMWMASPYAPMGVARPVDGGYILNGRWSFSSGTDHCGWIMIGAALGGDDGKPLMPPQAMHVLLPRSDYDIDQESWNVVGLRGTGSKDLIVKDAFIPTHRTLSADKVMDGRAPKEAGRTETLYNFPFSCIFPLGITSSLIGCAEGALAANIAAQRERVTVYGTPIKDDPYVLFAIGEAAAEIAASRAAILETVDRFWDMTEKGQEVTFEQRAVGRRTQTAAAWRAVRAVDEIFARSGGGALQLSTPLQRFWRDAHAGLQHAIHVPGSIFHASALTQLGGEPQGVHRSMI, via the coding sequence ATGGGCAAGGTTCTGGACAGGATCGAACAGTATGCGGACGAGCTCCGTGCGGAGGGCACCGAGGGCGACCGGTTGATGCGCCTGTCGGACACGTCTGCCAAGCGGCTGCGTGATTCCGGTGTCATCCGCATGTTCCAGCCGAAGGAGTTCGGCGGACAGGAGGCACACCCGCGAGAGTTCGCCGAAACGGTCATGCGGATCGCCTCACTCGACGGCGCGACCGGATGGGTCAGCGGCATCGTCGGCGTCCACCCGTGGGAGCTCGCCTTCTTCGATCCGCAGGCACAGCAGGACGTCTGGGGCGAGGATCCCGAGATGTGGATGGCCTCGCCCTATGCGCCGATGGGCGTCGCGCGCCCCGTCGACGGCGGCTACATCCTCAACGGCCGGTGGTCGTTCTCGTCCGGAACCGACCACTGCGGGTGGATCATGATCGGTGCCGCGCTCGGTGGCGACGACGGCAAGCCGCTGATGCCGCCGCAGGCGATGCACGTCCTGCTGCCGCGCTCCGACTACGACATCGACCAGGAGAGCTGGAACGTCGTCGGTCTGCGCGGAACCGGGAGCAAGGACCTGATCGTGAAGGACGCGTTCATTCCGACGCACCGCACGCTCTCGGCGGACAAGGTGATGGACGGCCGCGCCCCCAAGGAAGCCGGCCGGACCGAGACCCTGTACAACTTCCCGTTCTCCTGCATCTTCCCGCTGGGTATCACGTCCTCTCTGATCGGTTGTGCCGAGGGCGCTCTCGCGGCGAACATCGCGGCCCAGCGCGAGCGGGTCACCGTGTACGGCACGCCCATCAAGGACGATCCGTACGTGTTGTTCGCGATCGGCGAGGCTGCCGCCGAGATCGCCGCGTCGCGGGCCGCGATCCTCGAGACCGTGGACCGATTCTGGGACATGACGGAGAAGGGGCAGGAGGTCACCTTCGAACAGCGTGCCGTCGGCCGTCGCACCCAGACCGCCGCGGCGTGGCGCGCCGTGCGCGCCGTCGACGAGATCTTCGCGCGTTCCGGGGGCGGTGCCCTGCAGCTGAGCACGCCGTTGCAGCGGTTCTGGCGGGATGCGCACGCCGGCCTGCAGCACGCGATCCACGTGCCCGGCTCCATCTTCCACGCGTCCGCGCTGACACAGCTGGGCGGTGAGCCGCAGGGCGTGCACCGCTCGATGATCTGA
- the dmpG gene encoding 4-hydroxy-2-oxovalerate aldolase, which yields MPFSAELDIRITDSSLRDGSHAKRHQFTVDDVTAIVTALDAAGVPVIEVTHGDGLGGSSFNYGFSHTPEQELISAAVAAAKQAKIAFLMLPGLGVQSDIREAADNGASICRIATHCTEADISVQHFGLARELGLDTVGFLMMSHSQPPEVLARQARIMADAGCQCVYIVDSAGALIMNAVGDRVSALVAELGDDAQVGFHGHENLGLGVANSVIAVQAGALQIDGSTRRFGAGAGNTPVEAFVAVAEKLGIRTGVDTLKIVDAAEDVVRPVMDGECLLDRMSLMMGYAGVYSSFLKHADGHARRYGVSGAEILREAGRRKLVGGQEDQLIEIAIGLAGGVPAAAQSA from the coding sequence ATGCCTTTCAGCGCCGAACTCGACATCCGGATCACCGATTCCTCACTCCGTGACGGGTCGCACGCCAAGCGCCACCAGTTCACCGTCGACGACGTCACCGCCATCGTCACCGCGCTCGACGCCGCGGGTGTGCCCGTGATCGAGGTGACACACGGCGACGGGCTCGGCGGCTCGTCGTTCAATTACGGATTCAGCCACACCCCCGAACAGGAACTGATCTCCGCGGCCGTCGCCGCGGCGAAGCAGGCGAAGATCGCCTTTCTGATGTTGCCCGGGCTCGGCGTCCAGTCCGACATCCGGGAGGCCGCCGACAACGGCGCGAGCATCTGCCGGATCGCGACCCACTGCACCGAGGCCGACATCTCGGTGCAGCATTTCGGTCTGGCTCGCGAACTCGGCCTCGACACAGTCGGATTCCTGATGATGTCGCACAGCCAGCCGCCCGAGGTACTCGCGCGACAGGCGCGGATCATGGCGGACGCCGGCTGCCAGTGCGTCTACATCGTCGACTCGGCCGGAGCCCTGATCATGAACGCCGTGGGCGACCGGGTGTCGGCGCTCGTCGCCGAACTCGGAGACGACGCCCAGGTGGGGTTCCACGGTCACGAGAATCTCGGCCTGGGCGTGGCCAACTCGGTCATCGCCGTGCAGGCCGGCGCGCTCCAGATCGACGGCTCCACCCGTCGTTTCGGTGCGGGCGCCGGCAACACCCCGGTCGAGGCATTCGTCGCCGTCGCCGAAAAGCTGGGAATCCGAACGGGAGTGGACACTCTGAAGATCGTCGACGCCGCCGAGGACGTGGTTCGACCGGTGATGGACGGCGAGTGCCTGCTCGACCGGATGTCACTGATGATGGGCTACGCCGGCGTCTACTCGAGTTTCCTCAAGCACGCCGACGGTCATGCACGCCGCTACGGAGTGTCCGGTGCCGAGATCCTCCGCGAGGCCGGCCGCCGGAAACTCGTCGGTGGGCAGGAGGACCAGCTCATCGAGATCGCCATCGGTCTGGCCGGTGGGGTCCCGGCCGCCGCACAGTCTGCCTAG
- a CDS encoding acetaldehyde dehydrogenase (acetylating) produces MSKATAAIVGSGNIGTDLMYKLLRSDIVEPRWMIGVDPASEGLKRAADQGMIASAEGVDWLLSQGELPDLVFEATSAYVHRANAPRYRELGIQAIDLTPAALGPAVVPAVNMGEHLDAANVNLITCGGQATIPMVYAVSRVVEVAYAEIVASVASPSAGPGTRANIDEFTITTSRGIETIGGARRGKAIIILNPAEPPMLMKDTVFCSIPADADRAAITASVHEVADTVRQYVPGYRLRAEPQYDVPTPISGGLARVAIFLEVEGAGDFLPPYSGNLDIMTAAATRVGESFAEQILAARTADATSSV; encoded by the coding sequence GTGAGCAAAGCCACCGCCGCCATCGTCGGGTCCGGGAACATCGGTACCGACCTGATGTACAAGCTGTTGCGTTCGGACATCGTCGAGCCGCGTTGGATGATCGGCGTCGATCCGGCCAGTGAGGGTCTGAAGCGGGCCGCAGACCAGGGAATGATCGCCAGCGCCGAGGGTGTGGACTGGCTCCTCTCGCAGGGCGAGTTGCCGGATCTGGTGTTCGAGGCGACGTCCGCCTACGTCCATCGCGCGAACGCGCCGAGGTACCGCGAGTTGGGCATCCAGGCGATCGACCTCACGCCCGCGGCTCTCGGGCCCGCCGTGGTCCCCGCCGTCAACATGGGTGAACACCTCGATGCGGCGAACGTCAACCTCATCACCTGTGGCGGACAGGCCACCATTCCGATGGTGTACGCCGTGTCGCGGGTGGTGGAGGTGGCCTACGCGGAGATCGTGGCCAGTGTCGCCTCGCCGTCCGCGGGGCCGGGAACCCGGGCCAACATCGACGAGTTCACCATCACCACGAGCCGGGGAATCGAGACGATCGGCGGCGCTCGCCGCGGCAAGGCGATCATCATCCTCAACCCGGCCGAGCCGCCGATGCTGATGAAGGACACCGTGTTCTGCTCGATTCCCGCCGATGCGGACCGGGCAGCGATCACCGCCTCGGTCCACGAGGTCGCCGACACCGTTCGGCAATACGTCCCCGGATACCGGCTGCGTGCGGAACCGCAGTACGACGTTCCGACCCCGATCAGCGGTGGGCTCGCCCGGGTCGCGATCTTCCTCGAGGTCGAGGGTGCAGGGGATTTCCTGCCGCCGTATTCGGGCAACCTCGACATCATGACGGCCGCGGCCACCAGGGTGGGCGAGAGCTTCGCCGAGCAGATCCTCGCTGCCAGGACCGCCGACGCGACGTCCTCCGTCTGA
- a CDS encoding 2-keto-4-pentenoate hydratase, whose protein sequence is MSADGHSGTGSLTDAHRAEAARLLREAERSRVAVAPLGETFPGIDVVDAYEIQLINIRRRLEAGERVYGHKVGLSSEVMQKMMGVDEPDYGHLLDTMVYPEGTPIDTSRFCLPRIEVEIGYVLGATLPGEGCTERDVLDATEYIVPSIELIDSRIEDWRIGLADTIADNASSAGITLGRGRVEPSKVDIGAVSAVLWKQTSGGDEEIARGDASAVLGDPTRAVAWLARKVASFGVRLEAGHVILPGSCTRAIDARPGDVFRADFSDIGSVTVEFK, encoded by the coding sequence ATGAGCGCTGACGGTCACTCCGGCACCGGCAGTCTCACCGATGCACACAGGGCGGAAGCCGCCCGGCTGCTGCGGGAGGCCGAGCGCAGCCGTGTGGCCGTCGCCCCGCTCGGTGAGACCTTCCCCGGCATCGACGTCGTCGATGCCTACGAGATCCAGCTGATCAACATTCGTCGTCGACTCGAGGCAGGCGAGCGGGTCTACGGCCACAAGGTCGGGCTCTCCTCCGAGGTCATGCAGAAGATGATGGGAGTCGACGAGCCGGACTACGGCCATCTGCTGGACACGATGGTCTACCCCGAGGGGACGCCGATCGACACCTCCCGATTCTGTCTGCCGCGGATCGAGGTCGAGATCGGGTACGTTCTCGGCGCGACTCTGCCGGGTGAGGGCTGCACCGAGCGAGACGTCCTCGACGCCACCGAGTACATCGTGCCGTCGATCGAACTGATCGACAGCCGGATCGAGGACTGGCGGATCGGCCTCGCCGACACCATCGCGGACAACGCCTCGTCGGCGGGGATCACCCTCGGCCGAGGGCGTGTCGAGCCCTCGAAGGTGGACATCGGAGCGGTGTCGGCGGTGCTGTGGAAGCAGACGAGCGGCGGCGACGAGGAGATCGCGCGCGGTGACGCGTCGGCGGTGCTCGGCGATCCGACGCGGGCGGTCGCGTGGCTCGCCCGCAAGGTCGCGAGTTTCGGGGTCCGGCTCGAGGCCGGGCACGTGATCCTTCCCGGTTCGTGCACGCGCGCGATCGACGCCAGGCCCGGAGACGTGTTCCGCGCCGATTTCAGTGACATCGGCTCCGTGACAGTTGAATTCAAGTGA
- a CDS encoding alpha/beta fold hydrolase, whose amino-acid sequence MTIDTSHDGTLEELHTDLGVLRYHEAGDGPPLLLLHGSGPGVTGWRNFRGNLGFFAEHFRTLILEFPGFGVSDDFGGHPMLTAQDAVVRFLDGLGLDDVAVIGNSMGGIVATNLAINHPARVNKLVTIGGIGRNLFSPGPGEGIKLLMEFTENPTRERLIEWLHSMVFDPAMVTEELIEERWQQATDPETLDSARRMYSKAAMAAAAQAATAADAVPYWAQLHKVTAPTLLTWGRDDRVSPMDMAIIPMRLIPGAELHVFPNCGHWAMIEQKTAFESAVLAFLLRKEFDER is encoded by the coding sequence ATGACGATCGACACGAGCCACGACGGCACACTCGAGGAGTTGCACACCGATCTCGGAGTGCTCCGGTACCACGAGGCCGGTGACGGTCCGCCGCTCCTGCTGCTGCACGGATCCGGACCCGGGGTCACCGGATGGCGGAACTTCCGTGGAAATCTCGGCTTCTTCGCGGAGCACTTCCGGACGTTGATCCTGGAGTTCCCCGGCTTCGGCGTGAGCGACGACTTCGGCGGACACCCGATGCTCACGGCTCAGGACGCGGTGGTCCGGTTTCTCGACGGGCTCGGACTCGACGACGTGGCGGTGATCGGCAACTCGATGGGTGGAATCGTCGCCACCAACTTGGCGATCAACCACCCCGCGCGGGTGAACAAGCTCGTCACGATCGGCGGCATCGGCCGAAATCTGTTCAGCCCCGGCCCGGGTGAGGGCATCAAACTCCTCATGGAGTTCACCGAGAACCCCACCCGGGAACGGCTGATCGAATGGCTGCACTCGATGGTGTTCGATCCGGCGATGGTGACCGAGGAACTCATCGAGGAGCGCTGGCAGCAGGCCACCGATCCGGAGACCCTCGACAGCGCGCGGCGGATGTACAGCAAGGCCGCGATGGCCGCCGCGGCGCAGGCCGCCACCGCTGCGGATGCCGTTCCGTACTGGGCGCAGTTGCACAAGGTGACGGCGCCGACCCTGCTCACCTGGGGCCGCGACGACCGGGTCAGCCCGATGGACATGGCGATCATCCCGATGCGTCTGATCCCCGGAGCCGAACTGCACGTGTTCCCCAACTGCGGGCACTGGGCGATGATCGAGCAGAAGACGGCATTCGAATCCGCCGTGCTCGCGTTCCTGCTGCGGAAGGAATTCGATGAGCGCTGA
- a CDS encoding IclR family transcriptional regulator, translated as MTVVDVDIPATSAKQAVPASMVERMTLILDAFEGRASRLTLEEVACRSGLPRSTVHRILDQLVRVGWVDHASFGYCLGRRALGMGGGDNGQGQIRAAAAPLLHELHMQTGMVVHLSVLDGGEGVYLDKLGGRLAATLTSRVGGRVPAYSTAAGKAMLAWVDPERVDALYGPRLTRTTDRTIGDLTTLHQELNRIRRRRGLAFERGEAMRGVACVGAAVRGHDGPVAGISLCGDARTAALERVAPLVVDAAREVSRTLYPELGAPRRGRRQAQVPESSWSPQALDRLLSVPAGQWL; from the coding sequence ATGACCGTCGTCGACGTGGATATCCCCGCAACCTCGGCCAAGCAGGCCGTACCGGCATCGATGGTGGAGCGGATGACGTTGATCCTCGACGCGTTCGAGGGGCGGGCATCGCGTCTCACTCTCGAGGAGGTCGCATGCCGTTCGGGGCTGCCGCGCTCGACGGTGCACCGCATCCTGGACCAGCTCGTCCGTGTCGGATGGGTGGACCATGCGTCGTTCGGATACTGCCTCGGCAGGCGCGCCCTGGGAATGGGCGGCGGCGACAACGGTCAGGGACAGATCCGTGCCGCGGCGGCACCTCTGCTGCACGAGCTGCACATGCAGACCGGCATGGTGGTGCACCTGAGCGTGCTCGACGGCGGCGAAGGGGTCTATCTGGACAAGCTCGGTGGCCGGCTCGCCGCGACCCTCACCTCTCGGGTGGGCGGCCGGGTGCCCGCCTACTCCACCGCGGCAGGCAAGGCGATGCTCGCGTGGGTGGATCCGGAACGAGTCGATGCGCTGTACGGGCCACGCCTGACCAGAACCACCGACCGAACGATCGGCGACCTCACCACGTTGCATCAGGAACTCAATCGGATCCGGCGCAGGCGGGGCCTCGCCTTCGAACGTGGCGAGGCGATGCGGGGCGTCGCGTGCGTCGGGGCTGCGGTTCGCGGGCACGACGGCCCGGTCGCCGGGATCTCGCTGTGCGGGGACGCGCGCACCGCGGCACTCGAACGGGTCGCCCCACTGGTCGTCGATGCCGCCCGCGAGGTGTCCCGCACGCTCTATCCCGAGCTCGGCGCTCCCCGCCGCGGCCGGCGTCAGGCGCAGGTTCCCGAAAGTTCCTGGTCGCCACAGGCGCTCGACCGTCTCCTGTCGGTGCCGGCCGGTCAATGGCTCTGA